The Caulifigura coniformis genome includes a region encoding these proteins:
- a CDS encoding diguanylate cyclase, with the protein MNPKVLVIDDSPDLQALVRVRLAKEQVTVASAYDPITGIKEARTIGPDLILLDVDMPGRDGFSVCAELKSYPETRDIPVIFLSGAASTSDKIRGLDLGAVDYIAKPFDAAELRARVRASLRTRELMNLLARKAMIDGLTGLWNRHYLDAQMTVELTASRRTGEPLACIMADVDHFKAINDKYGHGFGDEVLRRIATVLNEQCRPRDVVCRYGGEELAILLPGTTADEALEVAERLRQAIEDLRFLYCDRPVHVTCSFGVAQLRAKVPPSVLELADEALYSAKSNGRNCVTRWLEPEPEMALAACSA; encoded by the coding sequence ATGAATCCTAAAGTTCTCGTCATCGATGATTCGCCTGACCTCCAGGCCCTGGTCCGCGTCCGGCTCGCGAAAGAGCAGGTGACGGTCGCCTCGGCCTATGATCCGATCACCGGCATCAAGGAGGCCCGCACGATCGGGCCCGATCTGATCCTGCTGGACGTCGACATGCCCGGACGCGACGGATTCTCGGTGTGCGCCGAGCTGAAGTCGTATCCCGAGACGAGGGACATCCCGGTCATCTTCCTGTCCGGCGCTGCTTCGACGAGCGACAAGATCCGCGGCCTCGACCTGGGCGCCGTCGACTACATCGCGAAGCCGTTCGACGCGGCTGAGCTCCGGGCCCGCGTTCGAGCTTCACTGCGGACCCGCGAACTCATGAACCTGCTCGCCCGCAAGGCGATGATCGACGGCCTGACCGGCCTGTGGAATCGTCACTACCTCGACGCCCAGATGACCGTCGAACTGACCGCCTCGCGGCGGACGGGTGAGCCGCTGGCCTGCATCATGGCCGACGTCGACCACTTCAAGGCCATCAACGACAAGTATGGCCACGGGTTCGGCGACGAAGTCCTGCGCAGGATTGCGACTGTCCTGAATGAACAATGCCGTCCGCGCGACGTCGTCTGCCGGTACGGCGGCGAAGAACTCGCCATCCTGCTTCCGGGGACGACTGCGGACGAAGCGCTGGAGGTGGCGGAACGCCTCCGCCAGGCGATCGAAGACCTGCGATTCCTCTACTGCGACAGGCCTGTGCATGTGACCTGCAGTTTCGGCGTCGCCCAGTTGCGGGCGAAGGTCCCGCCGAGCGTGCTCGAGCTGGCCGACGAGGCGCTCTATTCGGCCAAGTCAAACGGTCGCAACTGCGTCACGCGCTGGCTGGAGCCGGAGCCCGAAATGGCTCTCGCAGCCTGCTCCGCCTGA
- a CDS encoding glycosyltransferase family 39 protein, protein MGTSDDRWGFGLLVVAILSALALCAPALRGQALALDEHVSYYCSGAPTVSELWNRCEEVAVLPPLSHLLERLALAMGGHSETVFRVPSLAAYVLAVPAGFWLGRIVAGPLCGGLAALIVAWHPGMLDEVRFARCYGLVLLLASLSMACLLRWRSAPAERRWLAAWTVSAIALCWTHYLTAPLVAAQSVVLVFSAWHVRRSRRNARPSTALVAVIVVGMACVPLLPALLRLREWSGLIEFQRIPPTVLEAFGAPWTLFALLLVLLSCAWAHFHRRRRDGQQGLEGGGTIWMPLFLWLVPLTMIATMALLGSPMLASPRYRVMIVPASALAVGLAATRVAIPPVAACLVAGLLGFTAWSMSFSPGTAARLANPIEEEWKQVGVELASEMGDPGVLVFTQSGLAEGILLPMLADYPRLKSYVACRLGPFYTQSDRALPIPILWDVGGPLSRQYLSLLKAPEIRQVRIVGANDTDLNAQSIEVFASFLRSAGFRSTVGESRPGITLLRFERRGIEDGVVEFLNP, encoded by the coding sequence ATGGGCACGTCGGATGATCGCTGGGGCTTCGGGCTTCTGGTCGTGGCCATCCTTTCCGCGCTGGCGCTCTGCGCTCCGGCGCTGCGCGGCCAGGCGCTGGCGCTGGACGAACACGTTTCCTACTACTGCTCCGGAGCGCCGACCGTCAGCGAACTCTGGAATCGCTGTGAAGAAGTCGCCGTCCTTCCGCCGCTCTCCCATCTCCTCGAACGTTTGGCCCTCGCGATGGGCGGACACTCGGAAACGGTCTTTCGAGTGCCGTCGCTGGCTGCGTATGTCCTCGCGGTTCCGGCCGGGTTCTGGCTTGGCCGCATCGTTGCCGGTCCCCTGTGCGGGGGACTGGCCGCGCTGATCGTCGCCTGGCATCCCGGAATGCTGGATGAAGTCCGTTTTGCGAGATGCTACGGCCTGGTACTGCTGCTCGCGTCGTTGTCGATGGCCTGTCTGCTGCGCTGGCGTTCAGCGCCTGCGGAGCGTCGATGGCTGGCGGCCTGGACGGTTTCTGCGATCGCCCTGTGCTGGACTCACTATCTCACGGCCCCGCTCGTCGCGGCCCAGTCGGTCGTGCTCGTTTTCTCAGCGTGGCATGTACGCCGTTCGCGGCGGAACGCCCGCCCGTCGACCGCGCTCGTGGCCGTCATCGTGGTGGGCATGGCGTGCGTGCCGCTGCTGCCTGCTCTTCTCAGGCTGCGGGAGTGGAGCGGGCTCATCGAATTCCAGCGGATTCCTCCCACGGTGCTGGAGGCTTTCGGGGCGCCGTGGACGTTGTTCGCCCTGCTGCTGGTTTTGCTGTCATGCGCGTGGGCCCATTTTCACAGACGTCGTCGTGATGGGCAGCAGGGGCTGGAGGGAGGGGGGACGATCTGGATGCCCCTGTTCCTGTGGCTCGTTCCCCTGACGATGATCGCGACGATGGCGCTTCTGGGGAGTCCGATGCTCGCGAGCCCGCGCTATCGAGTGATGATCGTTCCCGCTTCGGCGCTGGCGGTGGGACTGGCCGCGACTCGTGTGGCGATTCCCCCGGTGGCGGCCTGCCTTGTCGCAGGGCTTCTGGGTTTCACGGCGTGGAGCATGAGCTTCTCGCCCGGGACGGCCGCCCGGCTGGCCAATCCGATCGAAGAAGAGTGGAAACAGGTGGGAGTCGAGCTCGCGTCCGAGATGGGTGATCCGGGTGTTCTCGTCTTCACGCAGTCGGGTCTGGCGGAAGGGATCCTGTTGCCGATGCTTGCGGATTACCCGCGTCTCAAGTCTTACGTGGCCTGTCGCCTGGGTCCGTTTTACACGCAGTCCGATCGCGCTCTGCCCATTCCGATCCTGTGGGACGTGGGTGGTCCGCTGTCGCGCCAGTACCTGTCGCTGCTGAAGGCCCCGGAGATCCGGCAGGTCAGGATCGTGGGGGCGAACGACACGGATCTCAACGCGCAGTCGATCGAAGTCTTCGCCAGTTTCCTGCGCTCGGCCGGCTTCCGGTCGACGGTCGGCGAATCGCGCCCGGGGATCACGCTCCTGCGATTCGAGCGCCGCGGGATCGAGGACGGAGTCGTCGAGTTTCTCAATCCCTGA